The region GGTTACTACTGTACTTACTCCACCAATTACTTATTGCACTATTCCACCACTTCAATACGTTCCTACTGATAACATAACCAGCGTACAAGCCTCAATTGGCTCAATGCCTTCGGCTTTTAGCTGTCGTTCAAATTCCGGATTTTCCGCACCAGGATTAAAAATAACCCGTCGGGGCTTGAGACGTTTAATGTACTCATATAAAGGTGGCTGATTCTGCGGCCCAACGTACATTGTTACGGTATCGATGTTTTCAAGATCCGGTTGGCCTACCTGAATTGGGCGCCCTTCTATTTGCCCCTCTTTCAAGCCAACCAGCGCTATATCGAACCCATGTCGAAGCAGACGATAGGCGGCCAGATTGGCGTAACGGCCGGCTTTTTCAGTAGCGCCTACAATCAGGGTTTTCTTTAAGCTTGTATCCATATCTTCAAGTCAGCGCAGTCAACATATAGTATGCCTGGCTATTTTCTTAACAAAGAACTGCCTTTACCTGTTTCAGCCTTTACCAGTTCATGCTAAAACAGATGTACGTTCGTTACTGAATTACTTGTAAGCTGTTAGCATTTTGCCTTATTTTTTACACGAAAAACAGGGGAATTCGAGAAATAGGTAACCATTTTGGTTTATTCTGGTTTAAATCTCAATAACATCCTATTTAACTGTATGAGTCAGACGTGG is a window of Spirosoma linguale DSM 74 DNA encoding:
- a CDS encoding conserved hypothetical protein (KEGG: dat:HRM2_45510 hypothetical protein) — protein: MDTSLKKTLIVGATEKAGRYANLAAYRLLRHGFDIALVGLKEGQIEGRPIQVGQPDLENIDTVTMYVGPQNQPPLYEYIKRLKPRRVIFNPGAENPEFERQLKAEGIEPIEACTLVMLSVGTY